CGGTGACTGGCACCTCGAGGAGCTCGTAATAGGACTGTTGCTCGAAGTGCTTCATGGCGGACATCACTCCGTCACCCCGTCGAGCGCCAGCAGGCGGTCGGCGATGCGCTGGATACCCACGGCGGCGGGAGACTCGGGCTTCTCCAGGACGATGGGCCGGCGCTTGCGCACCGCGCGCCACGCCTCGTCGTCGTAGCGGATGGCGCCCAGGTCATCCATCTCCAGGCCGAAGAACTTCTTCCACGCGGAGACCACCGCGGCGCCCACGTTCAGGTCCCCGTCGGAGCGCGCCTGGTTGAGCACCAGCTTCACGCGGAAGGCGGCCAGCTCCTTCTCGAGCCGCTCGGCGAGCGCGGCGTTCTGCTGCCGCACGTGCTGGATGATCTGATGGGGCGTGCGCGCGGCACCCTCGCGGGTGGACAGGGCCCGCTCCACCAGACGCTCGATGCCGTACTGCGACTCCACCTGCTGGAGCCTCCGGTAGAAGGCGGCCTTGATGAAGCGGTAGGCGTTCTCCACCGAGGTGGGCTCGGGCAGCAGCACCAGCACGCCGTGGTCGGCGATGATGAAGAAGTCGAGCGTGTTGAAGCTGGAGCCGGCGCCCAGGTCGATGATGAGGTAGTCCACCGACTGGGTCTGCAGGCTGCGCAGCAACCGCTGCTTCTGGGCGTACTTGATGTTGGCGGCGTCCAGCACGTCCAACGCGCCGGCGATCAGCGACAGGTTGGCCACGCCGGTGGGCACGATGACGTCCTCCAGCCGGGCCTTGGGGCGCAGCATGAAGTCCGACAACGTGGCCGTGGGTTGGGCGACACCCAGACAGGTGTGCAGGTTGGCGCCGCCCAGGTCCGCGTCCACCAGCAGGACGCGTTGGCCTCGCGAGGCCAGCGCGACACCGAGGTTGGCGGAGACGAGCGACTTGCCGATACCGCCCTTGCCGCCTCCCACCGCGATGATGCGGTGGGGGCGGTTGCGCGCGACGATCCCCGGAGACTCGGGATCCGTGCGCGCGGCCGCGCCCGCGGACGGCTGGGCGGGCGGGGACGAACGAGCGGGCTGCGACGCGGAGGAGGGACTGGGGGGACTCAAAGCATCCGTATCAAAACCTGTCCCGCGCTCCGCGTCGACTCCCTGGCCAAGTTAGTTGATGACGATCCGGCACAGGCAGGCGGACGTCCCATCGCACGTCGCCCCGGCCGAGTTGCGGCAGGCCAGACCCGCGCAGCACGGATCCGTCGGCGAGCACGCCTGGCCGCTGGACGAGCAGGTAGCCCCCGGCTGGCAGGAACCGGTGGTCTGCCCCGAGAGGACCTCGCAGCGCAGGCCGGTGCAGCAGTCCGAGCCGGAGGTGCACGAGCCGTTCTGCGGCTGGCACGCCGCGGGGGCCTGGCACTTGCCACCCGAGCAGATCTCCGAGCAGCACTGACCGGAGGTGGTGCACGTGGTGCCGTTGGCCTGGCAGACGCCGCCCGTGCCCGCGTCGGTTCCAGCGTCCGTGGGCGTTCCACCGTCCGAGGGAGGCGGGGTGTAGGGCACCTGGCAGGCCTTGGTGAGCTCGGAGGTCTGCAGGCACTGGGTGCCCGCGCAGCACGTCACGCCCGCCGCGTCGCAGGGCGTCCCCACCGGGGCACACGTCGGCTTCTGGCAGGACAGCCGGCCCGTCCCATCACCCGCCGGGAGGCAGAGGGCGTCATCGCAGCACTGCTCGGAGAACTGGCAGGTGTTGGTCAGCGCGATGCAGCAGGGGGCCTGACCGGTGTAGCCAGAGGGGCACGCGCCACTCGGGCCCGTGCCACCGCCGAAGCAGCGCGGCACTCCGGACGAGTCCACCTGGCACACTTCCTTCCTGCCGTCGCAGCAGTTCTGGGACGCGTTGATGTCCACGGAGCCACCGTCCGGCAGCGTGCCGGCGCCGCAGATGTTGCCCACGCCGTTGCAGGACTGCCCGTTGTCACACCGGCCGCCCACGCACTTCACGGTCCCGTTGGGGTTGATGGGCCCGCCGTCGGGGAACTTGCCACCGCCGCAGCAGTCGCTGTCCTGCTGGCAGTAGTTTCCGGTGAGCTTGCAACCACCGACCGGCTGGCAGACCGTGGCGCCGTAGCCGAGGTCCACGCAGGTGCGCGAGCAGCAGCCGGAGCCGCCATTGCATGGATTGCCGTCCTGGCTGCAGCCGCCACCACCACCGCCGGTGATCATCTGGCAGCGGCCCACGCCGCCGACAGGGGCCGAGCACGCGTTGCCGCAGCAATCCGAGTTCTTGGTGCAGATGTCGCCGTAGCCCTGGCAGGTGTAGGCACGAGCGCAGACGCCGGCCTGGCAGTTGGTGGAGCAGCAATCCCCATCCACGCCGCAGCCCTGGCCAATCACCTTGCACATCGAGCTGGTGTCGCTCGGAATCTGGGCGCACTTGCCACCGGTGCACGTCAGGGTGCAGCACTGATCGTTGCTGGAGCAGGAGCCCCCGATGTCGAGGCACTGGGTGGAGGAGCACGTGCCGCTGCGGCACACGCCGGTGCAGCAATCGACACCGGAGCTGCAGAACTCGCCGGGGGTCCGGCAGGGCGGGCTGACATCCGCACAACGGCCGTCCGTACCACACACGCCGCTACAGCACATGGCACCCGTGCCCGCATCCTCGGCACGGCTGCAGGCAGCGCCCGTGCTCAAACACTCCGGAGGGCGACCGCCATCCGGGAGGGTTCCATCGCCACCGTCATCCGGGTTGCCGCCCCCTCCATCATCATTGTTCCCGCCGCCGTCGTCAGTGACGCCCGAGTCCGGCGGCCCATCGACGCCGCCGCAGTTACAGCCCGTGATGCTCATGACCAGTGCGAGTGCTCCCAGCACCAGCCAGCGATTTGCCTGCATGGATGTCTCCCTGAAAGTCGAAGCGAGGACAGAATCCGCGCTTCGTGGGAGACCCCACAAGTCCTACAGCGGCCACACCGGTCCCAGCGCTACAAGCCACCTGGAAAACTCCAGCGCCGGGGCAGGCGGCTAGTCGTCGAGCAGCTCGACGTTCCAGTACGAGGCGTCGGCGAGGTTCAGGAAGGGCAACCACTCGCGGTAGGTGATGCGGCGGGAGGCGCCACGGAAGAAGGGCGTCCAGCGGGGCCGCATGGGCACCTTGAGCAGCTTCATGCCCGCCTGCGCCGGCGTGCGCCCGCCCTTGCGCAGATTGCAGGGCACGCACGAGCACACCACGTTCTCCCAGCTCGTCTTGCCGCCTTGCGAGCGCGGGACGACATGGTCCAGGTTCAGCTCCGAGCGCGGCAGCTGCCGGGCGCAGTACTGGCAGGTGTCGTGGTCGCGCGCGTAGATGTTGAGGCGGGAGAAGCGCACCCGGCCCTTGGGCAGGTACTCGTAGGCGGAGAGCACCACCACCCGGGGCACGCGGATGCGCCGGTCGATGGTGTTGACGCTGTCGTGCGGAGCGCTGGCACTCAGGGCCGCCCAGTCCTCGAACTCATAGAGGCGGTACTGGGTGTCGATGGCCTTGGCCACGCCCAGGTAGAGCAACGAGAGGGCGCGCTTCACCGAGGTGACGTGCACCGGTTGATAGTTACGGTTCAGGACGAGAACGGCGCTGTTCAACATGCATGCCTTCCCTGTGAGGCCGTACCGACGGCGTCAGCGACCGGCCCGAGGTCCTCCTCCGCCAGACACCGGACGTCCATAACCACCTCGCCGTCCGAGATCCGCCCAATCACCGGAACTCGCGCTCCCCGAAGACATTCCAGGAACGCGGCTGGCTCCCCAACGGTGAGGATGCATGCATAGGACGGCAACCTGGCCAGGGGCATCGCTCCCCCGCCTACCTGCCCCGAGATGGGCGCCACCCGGGCCTTGATTCCCTTCATCACCAGCAGACCGAGCAGGCGCTCGGCACGCACGCGGAGCTCCTCCACCGGCCAGGTGAGCATCCGGTACGTCGGAATGGCCTCCGGCCGGCCATCCCGGTACAGCTCCAGCGTGGCCTCCAGGGCCGCCACCGTCATCTTGTCGATACGCAACGCCCGGGTCAGCGGATGCTTCTTGATGCGGGCGATCAGCTCCGCGCGCCCCACGATGATCCCCGCCTGCGGTCCTCCCAGCAGCTTGTCGCCGGAGAAGGCCACCACGTCGGCCCCCGCGGCCACGGTGGCCGGCACGGTGGGCTCGCCGGTGAGGCCCTCGCCGGTGAGTGGCACCAGCGCCCCCGAGCCCAGGTCCACGAACACCGGCACTCCGCGCGCGCGGCCGAGCGCGGACAGCTCCTTCACCTCCACCTCCTCGGTGAAGCCCACCACCGCGAAGTTGGAGCGGTGCACCTTCATCAGCACGCCGGTGTCGGGCGTGAGGGCCGACTCGTAGTCCGAGCGCCGCGTGCGGTTGGTGGTGCCCACCTCCACGAGACGCGCCCCGGACTGCTTCATCACGTCCGGCACCCGGAAGCCGCCGCCAATCTCCACCAACTCCCCGCGGGAGACGATGGCCTCGTGGCCCGCCGCCAGCGTGGCGAGCACCAGCAGCGCCGCGCCCGCGCAGTTGTTCACCACCAGGGCGTCCTCGGCGCCGGTGAGCTGGGTGAGCAGCTCCACCACGGGGGCATAGCGGCTGCCGCGCTCGCCCTCGTCCAGGTCGTACTCGAGGTTGGAGTAGCCGCGAGCCACCTCGGCCACGCGGGCCACGGCCTCGGGGGCCAGCGGGGCCCGGCCCAGGTTGGTGTGCAGCACCACACCGGTGGCGTTGAGCACGGGCCGGAGGTTGGGCGTGGCCAGCGCGCGCAGCGCCTCGTCCACGTCCGAGTCCTCGAAGGGACGGGCCTCGCCGCGCAACAGCCGCTCGCGCACGCGCGCCACCGCCAGCCGCAACGCCGCCACGGCCCGGGGACGCGGAATCGCCGCCAGCTTCTCCTCCAGGGAGGGCCGGCGCAGGAGCTGCTCAATGGAGGGGAGCGCTCGCAGCAGAGCGTTCTTCCCCCCGTTCTCGGTCGAGGGTGCACCCACGAGCCGGATTGTAAGGGGGCGGGGGCTCGCGCGCCACCCGGCTCCCCTGCCCTTCACACCGGTTTCACACTACCGGCTGGCGGCTTGCACACCCGTCACCTTGGCCGGCCGCCCGTAGAGCAGCTGGTAGGTGTTGTAGGAGCGCAGCACCCGCTTGATGTAGCCACGCGTCTCCGCGATGGGCACCTCCTCCACCCAGGCGTCGAGCGGCACGCCCGGACGGTCCGCGCGCCACCGGTCGATGGCGTTGGGGCCGGCGTTGTAGCTGCCCACCGCGTACGGGGTGTGCCCGGAGAAGCGCTTGATGAGCGAGCCCAGGTACTGCGCGCCCAGCCGGATGTTGAGGTCCGGCTCCAGGAGCGCCTGGGTCGTCACCTTCTTCAGCTTGAGCTGGCGCGCCACCGCCTGCGCCGTGGAGGGCATGAGCTGGGTGAGGCCCAGCGCGCCCGCCCACGAGAGCGCCTTGGGGTCCAACGCGCTCTCCTCGCGCATCAACGCCTGGAGCAGATCCGGCTCCACGCCGGCCGCGGCGGTGTGCTTCTCGATGAGGGGACGGAAGGCGTTGGGATAGGCCACCTCCCACACCGGCCGCGTCTCCGGGGTGATGCGGCCGCTCAGGTCGCGGCGCAGCGCCACGCGGGCCACCGCATGGGCGCCCCGCTCGTCACCCGACACGGACAGCAGCTGCACCAGCAGCCGGACATTCTCCGACGGCAGGTTCGTGCGGTTGACGGCGAGCAGCTCCGAGGAGACGGCCTCGGGGAAGCCCAGGCGCAGCAGCTCCACGGCGGCGGTGAAGTGTGGATCCTTCTCCATCGCCCCCGCGTGCAGCGGCCAGGGAGCGCGGCGCTCCTGCTGGGTGAAGTCGATCCGCGGCGCCACGCGCTCCATGCGCGCCGGCTCCAGCTCGGCGAGCATCGTGCGGGCCATCAGCCCGTAGTAGGTGGCCGGGTGCTCCACGGCGATCGTCTCGAACAGGTCCGCCGCGGCCTTCTTGTCGCCCTGGTCCTGCAGGGTGCGCGCCCGCCAGTACTGGGCGCGCTCCAGATCGTACGTCTCGTCCGCGTCCGCGAAGCGCTTCTCGATCTCCAGGAGCATGGGGACCCCGCCGTCCGCGGCCTTGAGCGTGCGGGAGATCCAGAAGTCCTTGAAGAGCGCCTCGCCGAGGAAGTCCCCCTGGGGGTAGAGCTTCACCAGATCCTTGAGCCGCTGCGAGGCCAGCTCCAGGCGGCCCGTCTTCACAT
The sequence above is drawn from the Archangium gephyra genome and encodes:
- a CDS encoding P-loop NTPase → MGGGKGGIGKSLVSANLGVALASRGQRVLLVDADLGGANLHTCLGVAQPTATLSDFMLRPKARLEDVIVPTGVANLSLIAGALDVLDAANIKYAQKQRLLRSLQTQSVDYLIIDLGAGSSFNTLDFFIIADHGVLVLLPEPTSVENAYRFIKAAFYRRLQQVESQYGIERLVERALSTREGAARTPHQIIQHVRQQNAALAERLEKELAAFRVKLVLNQARSDGDLNVGAAVVSAWKKFFGLEMDDLGAIRYDDEAWRAVRKRRPIVLEKPESPAAVGIQRIADRLLALDGVTE
- a CDS encoding HNH endonuclease — translated: MLNSAVLVLNRNYQPVHVTSVKRALSLLYLGVAKAIDTQYRLYEFEDWAALSASAPHDSVNTIDRRIRVPRVVVLSAYEYLPKGRVRFSRLNIYARDHDTCQYCARQLPRSELNLDHVVPRSQGGKTSWENVVCSCVPCNLRKGGRTPAQAGMKLLKVPMRPRWTPFFRGASRRITYREWLPFLNLADASYWNVELLDD
- the selA gene encoding L-seryl-tRNA(Sec) selenium transferase yields the protein MGAPSTENGGKNALLRALPSIEQLLRRPSLEEKLAAIPRPRAVAALRLAVARVRERLLRGEARPFEDSDVDEALRALATPNLRPVLNATGVVLHTNLGRAPLAPEAVARVAEVARGYSNLEYDLDEGERGSRYAPVVELLTQLTGAEDALVVNNCAGAALLVLATLAAGHEAIVSRGELVEIGGGFRVPDVMKQSGARLVEVGTTNRTRRSDYESALTPDTGVLMKVHRSNFAVVGFTEEVEVKELSALGRARGVPVFVDLGSGALVPLTGEGLTGEPTVPATVAAGADVVAFSGDKLLGGPQAGIIVGRAELIARIKKHPLTRALRIDKMTVAALEATLELYRDGRPEAIPTYRMLTWPVEELRVRAERLLGLLVMKGIKARVAPISGQVGGGAMPLARLPSYACILTVGEPAAFLECLRGARVPVIGRISDGEVVMDVRCLAEEDLGPVADAVGTASQGRHAC